The nucleotide window AAAAGACATCGACTGAAGAATATTTTGCCCCGGTTAACGGAGCTCCGGCAAAACTAATTCCGGTAATACCACCTTTAAACCAACAACTGATTTCCGGTAATTGGTATTTTGCTTATAGTGGTTTGGGCTCCTTTGGAAAGCCATATTGGGATTATGCCAAAACCAACGGATTGGATATTATTGGCGAGGAATTATATTATGCGTATTTAGGTAAATATTCTACCGGTCAGTATGGTTTTTGCTTTGGTTCTTACGACGGATCCTCTGTCTATAAAGGAGGGCTAGTGTATACCTACACCTTAATAGCCAATAATCAAGTGAAGCTCACATTTGCATCCAGTGGAGTCGGAGATGGTGTCTGGTATTACAGCAATGCAAAATTCAACTATTTGATAAATCCGCTTGGAACCTCTACTGTCAGAACATTCACTTTGACAACCGATGATCTAAAGCAACCAACATGGATAAAGTTGACCGATAATGCCAATGCAAACAATACAATAATTCTTTACAAGAATACCGTGGCATGGCCATATGACAAGTAGTACAGGGTTGTAATTGGATAACTCTGAAAAATTAAGCGTCCCGAAAATCGTTATGGATTTTCGGGACGCTTTGTGTTCGGACGATATCTCTATAATCAAAAAATAAGGCCGTCATTTGCATGACGGCCTTACAAAACTAACACCTAAGATACTTATACAAGCTTTGACAATGCATCATTGATGCGAGCCATCGCCTTTTCGATATTTTCGTCTGAAGTTGCATACGACATGCGGATGCAGTTGGGAGCGCCAAAGGCATTACCACCCACGCAGGCCACTTTTGCCTCGTCGAGAAGGTACATAGCCAGATCGGCTGCTGTTTCTATTTTATTTCCGTTGAATGATTTCCCTAGATAGTAGCTGCAATCGGGGAAGATATAAAATGCTCCGGTCGGATTGTTTACTTTGAAGCCCGGAACTTCTTTGGCAAGTTTCACAATCAGGTCGCGACGGCGTTGGAAAGCCACACGCATTTCGGCAACACAGCTTTGATCGCCTTTGTAAGCAGCCACGGCAGCTTTCTGTGCAATTGAGCAAGGACCTGAAGTGTACTGACCCTGCAATTTGTTAATGGCGCTAACCACCCATTTCGGACCGGCAATCCAACCGAGACGCCAGCCTGTCATGGCATAGCCTTTCGAAACACCGTTGACGATCACCACGCGCTCGCGAACGTTTTCGAACTGTGCGATGCTTTCGTGCTGACCCAGGTAGTTGATGTGTTCGTATATTTCGTCAGAGATGATGACAATCTGAGGATATTTTGCCAATACATCAGCCAAACCTTTCAATTCTTCTTTGGTATAAACGCTACCGGTAGGATTTGAAGGAGAGCAGAGAATAATGGCTTTTGTTTTTGGTGTAATGGCAGCTTCGAGTTGAGCAGGAGTAATTTTGAAATCCTGATCGATGCTTGCTTCAACGACTACGTTGACACCTTCGGCCAGTTTCACCATTTCCACATAACTAACCCAGTAGGGAGCCGGAATGATTACCTCGTCGCCAGGTCCTACTACGCTGAGAACAACGTTGCATACAGATTGCTTTGCGCCATTGGAGCAAAGAATCTGATCCGGTTTATATGTCAAACCATTCTCTTTTTCAAGTTTTTCACTGATAGCCTGACGCAGGTCGAGGTATCCGGGTACGGGTGAATAGAATGAAAAATTATCATCAACCGCTTTTTTTGCTGCCGCTTTTATGTGGTCGGGAGTGTTGAAATCGGGTTCACCGACACTCAGATTAATCACATCGAAGCCTTGAGCTTTCAGTTCGGCGCTTTTTTGAGACATCGCCAACGTCTCAGATGGTGATAATGCGTTAATACGCGCAGATAATTGGTTCATAAATTATATATAAATGGAATTCTCGGGTGAAATATCCGAATCGTTGAATGACTCGGATTTTACATGCGTGTGGAAATTGGTTGACCAAAAACCATGCAAAGGTACTCATTTTTACCAAGCCAGTCAAACAAAACGCTGTTTTCCGTGTCTTTTTAACAACAAAAATGCACGAAAACAAACTAAAATAGCCATTTTGCCACCTCTGTATAGCAAAATTGTGATTTTATGCCGATTGAAGAATAATATATTTTCCCGCCAAAATTTGCAAATCGATTTTCAGTCGCCTATCTTTGATGCAATTAGCAATGTTTGCTACGTTACATTTAAGTTCATCTAATAATTTATAGAGTTATGAACAAGTACTTTTTCCCCATCACCCGAAGCAATATTTTCTTGTTTCTTGCCTTGTGGTTAATGCTGGCCTTTCCGCTTGGATTGTATACTTTACTGGTCGGCCCGTCTAAATGGTTGGCGGCGGCAGCTCTGCAACATAACTGGTCGGATTCTCTTTCCAACGGACTTCAGAAAGGAGCCATCCTTCTCTGGATTGTTGTTTCGTTCGTACTGGCCGTGCTAACAATCAGGTTATTCCTGAAGCTTAAAATAATTTCCCGTTCGGTGCTTTTTTCTTTGCTCTTTCTGATTTTTGGTGTCTCCGTCTACTTGTTTGCCTTTCATCCGGAGATCTATATCAAATGGTCGGGTGCAGCTATGGTGAGCGAGAGTCAGAAAACCACAGGAGCTGCCGGCAATGAAATAGAGTTCACTATCGGCTCTTATCCGGATGCTGATAAAATTGTTCAGCTGAAAAAAGAAGGATATACGGCCATTATCACATTGATGAGTGAGTTGGTGGTGCCGGCAGAACCGAAACTGCTGCACGAAGAGGGAGAGCATACCGCTAAAGCGGGCATGCAGTTGATCCATATCCCCATGTTGCCTTGGGTATCAAACAATGAAAAAGCGTTGGAACAGATTCGTCAACTGGTTAAAACCGGGCATGGTAAATATTATGTACACTGTTACCTTGGCCGGGATCGGGTCAATGTTTTTAGAAAGATGATTGCCGATAGTGCGCCAAAAATGAAGCTGCAGGCCAATACTTCCACACGCAAAATAGAAGAATTAACCCGGTTTGAAAGAGGTAACTATTATCGGATTAACGAAAAGATATACCTTACTCCATTTCCAACCGATGATGAGTTTTTGGGATATATTGTGAACGGCAATTTCAAGTCGGTTGTTTGTCTGTTGGACGAAAATGACCCTGAAGATAAACCATGGGTTGAGCGGGAAAAGAAAATTCTGAAGACATACAACGTCTCCTTTGTCAACATACCGTACAAGAACGCTGCAGATACTAAAGCTCTCAGGAAACTGATCGATAGCATTCCGCACATCGCATCGCCGATGATAATACATGCATTCAAGTCCGACAGTCAGTCTATTGCCCGAATTAAGAAAGAACTGAATAATCTGAAGATATAAAAAGACAGGGTTGGTGCCCTAAAAAAATATGAGCCTGTTTTGTCTCTGGTTTGACTTCCGGAGATAAAACAGGCTCTGTTGTACAAAGTGGGATCAGCTCTTCAGGTCATTTGCCACAAAATGAAATCGCAATTGTGAGGCAAAATATTATTGTTTAGAATTGAATCCCTTTCTGGTTTGTTGTCCCCATCCTTTATCTCCTTTAAAGAAAGAAATATTGCCTTTGATGGCAAAAAACACATTCAACGGGTGGTAGATGAGTGGTTCGATAAACGGAATGACAAATAGTTTTCGCAAATGTTCGAACCGATGATACCGATGGAATGTAAACTCATCGAAAAGTACGGCATAGAAAGAAAACGAAACGGAGAACAGATATACGAATACCAGCATGAATATAAATATCGGCCAATTTATCATGCCCACAGCAATAAGATATACAAGAAGTAAATATCCGAAAGCTTCGAGCAACGGAGCCATCCATTCAAAAAAGAACCAGAAAGGATAACCCAACAACCCCATTTTTCCATATTTGGGATTAAAGAATAACTTACGGTGCATAAGTAACGTGTCCATATTGCCTCGTGTCCAACGATTACGCTGGCGGGACAGCGCGCTGATGGAAGTAGGAACTTCTGTCCAGCAAAGCGGATCCGGAATGTATTCAACGCGATGCTTGACTTTTTGTTCGTATAAGAACCGGCGCATGCGTACTACCAGTTCCATATCCTCGCCAACAGTATTCACATTATAGCCGCCGCATTGCACCACAATGTCTTTGTC belongs to Paludibacter jiangxiensis and includes:
- a CDS encoding pyridoxal phosphate-dependent aminotransferase, translated to MNQLSARINALSPSETLAMSQKSAELKAQGFDVINLSVGEPDFNTPDHIKAAAKKAVDDNFSFYSPVPGYLDLRQAISEKLEKENGLTYKPDQILCSNGAKQSVCNVVLSVVGPGDEVIIPAPYWVSYVEMVKLAEGVNVVVEASIDQDFKITPAQLEAAITPKTKAIILCSPSNPTGSVYTKEELKGLADVLAKYPQIVIISDEIYEHINYLGQHESIAQFENVRERVVIVNGVSKGYAMTGWRLGWIAGPKWVVSAINKLQGQYTSGPCSIAQKAAVAAYKGDQSCVAEMRVAFQRRRDLIVKLAKEVPGFKVNNPTGAFYIFPDCSYYLGKSFNGNKIETAADLAMYLLDEAKVACVGGNAFGAPNCIRMSYATSDENIEKAMARINDALSKLV